In Spirosoma agri, one DNA window encodes the following:
- a CDS encoding ATP-binding protein, which translates to MPVAKNELRAEKGSTRPLLVVRLQAEPPGGLLLEVQDNGPGLPEQPTPGRRTSFGQRLIRELTGQLGGEMSLTSQQGTYFRLWLPAQA; encoded by the coding sequence TTGCCTGTCGCCAAGAATGAATTGAGGGCGGAGAAGGGTTCGACTCGCCCCTTGCTGGTGGTTCGGCTCCAGGCCGAACCACCGGGTGGCCTGTTGCTGGAAGTGCAGGATAATGGACCCGGCCTGCCGGAACAACCAACCCCCGGTCGGCGGACTTCATTCGGTCAGCGACTCATTCGGGAGTTGACGGGGCAACTGGGTGGAGAAATGAGCCTAACCAGCCAGCAGGGCACCTACTTCCGACTGTGGCTCCCCGCCCAGGCCTAA